From a single Couchioplanes caeruleus genomic region:
- a CDS encoding sugar ABC transporter substrate-binding protein, giving the protein MRKGMFALAAAGLLATGSMAACGGDSGDDAGNGGTSGSSIGKVGVILPDTASSQRWGSDDPKFLKAAFDAAGVQVDIQNAQGDKSQFQTIADGMISSGVKVLMIVNLDSGTGKAVLDKAKSAGIATIDYDRLTLNGGAQYYVSFDNVAVGKLQGEGLVKCLTDMKATKPVVAELNGSPTDNNATLFKEGYDSVLKPKYDSGDYVKGPDQSVPDWDNAQAGTIFEQMLTQKKDIKGVLAANDGLGNAVVSVLKKNKLNGKVPVTGQDATVQGLQNILAGDQCMTVYKAIKQEADAAADLAISLAKGEKKSVTQSVKDPESGQDVPSVLLTPKAIYKENVKDVVADGFVTKDQLCTGDFAKLCTDNGVS; this is encoded by the coding sequence ATGCGTAAGGGAATGTTCGCTCTTGCCGCGGCGGGTCTGCTGGCCACCGGCAGCATGGCCGCCTGCGGCGGCGACAGTGGTGACGATGCCGGCAACGGCGGCACGAGCGGGTCGTCGATCGGCAAGGTGGGCGTGATCCTGCCCGACACCGCCAGCTCGCAGCGGTGGGGTTCGGACGACCCGAAGTTCCTGAAGGCGGCGTTCGACGCGGCCGGCGTCCAGGTCGACATCCAGAACGCCCAGGGCGACAAGAGCCAGTTCCAGACCATCGCGGACGGCATGATCTCCAGCGGGGTCAAGGTGCTCATGATCGTCAACCTGGACTCCGGTACCGGCAAGGCCGTGCTCGACAAGGCCAAGAGCGCCGGTATCGCCACGATCGACTACGACCGCCTGACCCTCAACGGCGGCGCCCAGTACTACGTCAGCTTCGACAACGTCGCGGTCGGCAAGCTGCAGGGCGAGGGCCTGGTCAAGTGCCTGACCGACATGAAGGCGACCAAGCCGGTGGTGGCCGAGCTCAACGGCTCCCCCACCGACAACAACGCCACCCTGTTCAAGGAGGGCTACGACTCGGTCCTCAAGCCCAAGTACGACTCGGGCGACTACGTGAAGGGCCCGGACCAGTCCGTACCCGACTGGGACAACGCGCAGGCCGGCACGATCTTCGAGCAGATGCTGACCCAGAAGAAGGACATCAAGGGCGTGCTCGCGGCCAACGACGGTCTCGGCAACGCGGTCGTCTCGGTGCTCAAGAAGAACAAGCTGAACGGCAAGGTGCCGGTCACCGGTCAGGACGCCACCGTCCAGGGCCTGCAGAACATCCTCGCCGGCGACCAGTGCATGACGGTCTACAAGGCGATCAAGCAGGAGGCCGACGCCGCAGCCGACCTCGCCATCTCGCTCGCCAAGGGTGAGAAGAAGTCGGTCACCCAGAGCGTCAAGGACCCGGAGTCGGGCCAGGACGTGCCCTCGGTGCTGCTCACCCCGAAGGCCATCTACAAGGAGAACGTCAAGGACGTCGTGGCGGACGGCTTCGTGACGAAGGATCAGCTGTGCACCGGCGACTTCGCCAAGCTCTGCACGGACAACGGGGTCAGCTGA
- a CDS encoding ATP-binding cassette domain-containing protein: MAATPLLELRGIDKSFGPVQVLHDVGLSVYPGEVTALVGDNGAGKSTLVKCVSGIYTMDAGTVTFDGNQVAIHTPRDAASLGIEVVYQDLALCDNLDIVQNMFLGREKVRGIVLDEPTMEQMAGDTLASLSVRTVKSLRQLVASLSGGQRQTVAIAKAVLWNSRVVILDEPTAALGVAQTAQVLELVRRLADNGLGVVLISHNMNDVFAVSDRIAALYLGRMAAQVKTSDVTHAQVVELITAGRSGNLGLPPEKPAAAGFADLTPPGADL, translated from the coding sequence GTGGCCGCGACACCTCTTCTGGAGCTGCGCGGGATCGACAAGAGTTTCGGTCCCGTCCAGGTCCTGCACGACGTCGGACTGAGCGTCTACCCCGGCGAGGTCACCGCGCTCGTCGGCGACAACGGCGCCGGCAAGTCGACGCTGGTCAAGTGCGTCAGCGGGATCTACACCATGGACGCCGGCACGGTCACGTTCGACGGCAACCAGGTGGCGATCCACACCCCGCGCGACGCCGCGTCGCTGGGCATCGAGGTCGTCTACCAGGACCTCGCGCTCTGCGACAACCTCGACATCGTCCAGAACATGTTCCTCGGACGGGAGAAGGTACGCGGCATCGTGCTCGACGAGCCGACCATGGAACAGATGGCCGGCGACACCCTCGCCAGCCTCTCGGTGCGTACGGTGAAATCCCTCCGGCAGCTCGTCGCCAGCCTCTCCGGCGGCCAGCGGCAGACCGTGGCGATCGCCAAGGCCGTGCTCTGGAACAGCCGCGTGGTGATCCTCGACGAGCCCACCGCCGCCCTCGGCGTCGCCCAGACCGCCCAGGTCCTCGAGCTGGTCCGCCGGCTCGCCGACAACGGCCTGGGCGTCGTGCTCATCTCGCACAACATGAACGACGTGTTCGCCGTCTCGGACCGCATCGCCGCGCTCTACCTCGGCCGGATGGCGGCCCAGGTCAAGACCAGCGACGTCACACACGCCCAGGTGGTCGAGCTGATCACGGCCGGCCGCAGCGGGAACCTCGGCCTGCCGCCCGAGAAGCCGGCCGCCGCCGGCTTCGCCGACCTCACGCCTCCGGGAGCCGACCTATGA
- a CDS encoding molybdopterin-dependent oxidoreductase: MKLSVRAGLAGIAAAAVALGIAEIVAVVTGPLSSPLLAVGGVVVDTVPGTVKDAAIAVFGTYDKTALITGTMILLALYAAGVGVVALRSWSLALAGVVLFTGVGTAAALTRHDAGFAAALPSIAAGVAAMVALRHLITLAVATSPAETRALVTVGGEDGAIAETRPSAPFPDDSRRRFLIGLGVTAGIAVVGGVGGRFLTSRRAVTAARNAVVLPPPVAAAPTVPAGAQVEGVTAYVTPNEDFYRIDTALYPPQIDPSTWELRIHGMVRNPITLTWEQLLQRPMVSRYVTLACVSNEVGGDLIGNALWLGVPVKDLLDEAQPLPDADQAVSRSSDGWTCGTPTSVLRDGRDALLAIGMNGEPLPVSHGFPVRMVVPGLYGYVSACKWITEIELTRFADFDAYWVPRGWSAQGPIKTESRIDTPRNGAKRKPGPLMIGGVAWAQHRGITRVEIQVDAAPWQQAKLAPAVSADTWVQWSYEWQATPGDHTIQVRATDSEGQTQTSTPAPPPPNGATGWHSIHITID, from the coding sequence GTGAAGCTTTCCGTTCGGGCCGGGCTGGCCGGGATCGCGGCCGCGGCGGTCGCGCTCGGCATCGCGGAGATCGTCGCGGTCGTCACCGGGCCGCTCTCCTCGCCGCTGCTCGCCGTCGGCGGCGTGGTCGTCGACACCGTGCCGGGCACCGTCAAGGACGCCGCCATCGCGGTCTTCGGCACGTACGACAAGACCGCCCTCATCACCGGCACGATGATCCTGCTCGCGCTCTACGCCGCCGGGGTCGGCGTCGTCGCGCTCCGGTCGTGGAGCCTCGCCCTGGCCGGAGTCGTGCTGTTCACCGGCGTCGGCACGGCCGCGGCCCTGACCCGCCACGACGCCGGATTCGCCGCGGCCCTGCCGTCGATCGCGGCCGGTGTCGCCGCGATGGTGGCGCTGCGCCACCTGATCACGCTCGCCGTCGCGACCTCCCCGGCCGAGACGCGCGCGCTCGTGACGGTCGGTGGCGAGGACGGCGCCATCGCCGAGACCCGTCCGTCCGCCCCGTTCCCGGACGACAGCCGCCGCCGTTTCCTCATCGGTCTCGGCGTCACAGCCGGCATCGCGGTGGTCGGCGGCGTCGGCGGCCGCTTCCTCACGTCCCGCCGCGCGGTCACCGCCGCCCGCAACGCCGTCGTCCTGCCCCCACCCGTGGCGGCCGCGCCGACCGTCCCCGCGGGTGCCCAGGTCGAGGGCGTCACCGCGTACGTGACCCCGAACGAGGACTTCTACCGCATCGACACCGCGCTGTACCCGCCGCAGATCGACCCGTCGACCTGGGAACTGCGCATCCACGGCATGGTCCGCAACCCCATCACGCTGACGTGGGAGCAGTTGCTGCAGCGGCCCATGGTGTCCCGCTACGTCACGCTCGCCTGCGTCTCCAACGAGGTGGGCGGCGACCTCATCGGCAACGCGCTGTGGCTCGGCGTACCGGTCAAGGACCTGCTGGACGAGGCCCAGCCGCTGCCCGACGCCGATCAGGCGGTGTCCCGCTCGTCCGACGGCTGGACCTGCGGCACGCCCACCTCCGTCCTCCGCGACGGCCGCGACGCGCTGCTCGCCATCGGCATGAACGGCGAACCCCTCCCGGTCAGCCACGGCTTCCCGGTCCGCATGGTGGTCCCCGGCCTGTACGGCTACGTCTCCGCCTGCAAGTGGATCACGGAGATCGAGCTGACCCGCTTCGCCGACTTCGACGCCTACTGGGTCCCGCGCGGCTGGTCGGCCCAGGGCCCCATCAAAACCGAGTCCCGCATCGACACGCCCCGCAACGGCGCCAAGCGCAAACCGGGCCCCCTGATGATCGGCGGCGTCGCGTGGGCCCAGCACCGCGGCATCACCCGCGTCGAGATCCAGGTCGACGCGGCCCCCTGGCAGCAAGCCAAACTCGCACCCGCGGTCTCGGCCGACACGTGGGTCCAGTGGTCGTACGAATGGCAGGCAACCCCCGGCGACCACACCATCCAGGTCCGAGCCACGGACAGCGAGGGCCAGACCCAAACCAGCACCCCGGCCCCACCACCCCCCAACGGCGCGACGGGCTGGCACTCAATCCACATCACCATCGACTGA
- a CDS encoding sugar ABC transporter permease: MTTSSGPVQVAKPTVASHLHDYWGRVRGGDIGSLPAILGLIVLCLIFGTARPTFFSAVNFANLFSQGAAVIFIAMGLVFVLLLGEIDLSAGFASGVCGAVMAILLTDHGWDWYSAIPVALVTGLVIGFMLGFLVAKVGIPSFVVTLAAFLAFQGILLMLLSGGKNISIRDKFVLSLANNNMSVGLSWVLAIIAIAGYAAMQILRLRGRAARGLVTDPMGIVLARIVALAVLLLAAVAVLTQERSINPLIISVKGVPIVAPIIAVVLIVWTFVLGRTTYGRHVYAVGGNKEAARRAGIPVDRIRISVFVIGSFMASIGGIIAASRANSVDPNSGGSNVLLYAVGAAVIGGTSLFGGKGRVLDAIIGGAVIAVIDNGMGLMGYSSGTKFVVTGLILLLAASVDALSRRRAAATGNR, encoded by the coding sequence ATGACCACATCCAGTGGCCCGGTCCAGGTGGCCAAGCCGACGGTGGCCAGCCACCTGCACGACTACTGGGGCCGGGTGCGCGGCGGCGACATCGGCAGCCTGCCCGCCATCCTGGGCCTCATCGTGCTCTGCCTGATCTTCGGCACCGCCCGCCCGACCTTCTTCAGCGCGGTCAACTTCGCCAACCTGTTCTCCCAGGGCGCGGCGGTCATCTTCATCGCGATGGGCCTGGTGTTCGTCCTGCTGCTGGGCGAGATCGACCTCTCGGCCGGCTTCGCCAGCGGCGTCTGCGGCGCGGTCATGGCGATCCTGCTCACCGACCACGGCTGGGACTGGTACAGCGCCATCCCGGTCGCCCTGGTCACCGGCCTGGTCATCGGCTTCATGCTGGGCTTCCTGGTGGCGAAGGTCGGCATCCCGTCCTTCGTGGTCACCCTGGCCGCGTTCCTGGCCTTCCAGGGCATCCTGCTGATGCTGCTCAGCGGCGGCAAGAACATCTCGATCCGCGACAAGTTCGTGCTCTCCCTCGCGAACAACAACATGTCGGTCGGGCTGAGCTGGGTGCTCGCGATCATCGCGATCGCCGGGTACGCCGCGATGCAGATCCTGCGGCTCCGCGGACGGGCCGCGCGCGGGCTGGTGACCGACCCGATGGGTATCGTGCTGGCACGGATCGTGGCGCTGGCCGTACTGCTGCTGGCGGCGGTCGCCGTGCTGACCCAGGAGCGCAGCATCAACCCGTTGATCATCTCGGTGAAGGGCGTACCGATCGTCGCCCCGATCATCGCGGTGGTGCTGATCGTCTGGACGTTCGTGCTCGGGCGCACCACGTACGGCCGGCACGTCTACGCGGTCGGCGGCAACAAGGAGGCCGCGCGCCGGGCGGGCATCCCGGTCGACCGGATCCGCATCTCGGTGTTCGTGATCGGCTCGTTCATGGCCTCGATCGGCGGCATCATCGCCGCCAGCCGGGCCAACTCGGTCGACCCGAACTCCGGCGGCAGCAACGTCCTGCTGTACGCGGTCGGCGCCGCGGTCATCGGCGGCACCAGCCTCTTCGGCGGCAAGGGCCGGGTGCTGGACGCGATCATCGGCGGCGCGGTCATCGCGGTGATCGACAACGGCATGGGCCTGATGGGGTACAGCTCCGGCACGAAGTTCGTGGTCACCGGCCTGATCCTGCTGCTCGCCGCCAGCGTCGACGCGCTCTCCCGCCGCAGGGCGGCCGCCACCGGAAACCGATGA
- the groES gene encoding co-chaperone GroES, translating into MPVTTATKVAIKPLEDRIVVQANEAETTTASGIVIPDTAKEKPQEGTVLAVGPGRIDDKGNRIPVDVKVGETVLYSKYGGTEVKYAGEEYLVLSARDVLAVIEK; encoded by the coding sequence ATGCCCGTGACTACCGCGACCAAGGTTGCGATCAAGCCGCTCGAGGACCGGATCGTGGTCCAGGCGAACGAGGCTGAGACGACCACGGCGTCGGGCATCGTGATCCCCGACACCGCCAAGGAGAAGCCGCAGGAGGGCACCGTCCTCGCTGTCGGCCCGGGCCGCATCGACGACAAGGGCAACCGCATCCCGGTTGACGTCAAGGTCGGCGAGACGGTCCTCTACTCGAAGTACGGCGGCACCGAGGTCAAGTACGCCGGCGAGGAGTACCTGGTGCTCTCCGCCCGCGACGTCCTCGCGGTCATCGAGAAGTGA
- a CDS encoding class I SAM-dependent methyltransferase has protein sequence MDLELLAALRTPEGSDALAAAAEVAGGDPLAAASALRSRGVPAPLAAAALTQTDLRRRAVGKFGAGAAAMFFTRAGFEQATRAVVADRRAARLRAAGVATLADLGCGLGSDALAAARQGIRVYAVDADPLTAAMARANAEAAGLAGVVTVECADATSVGVERFDAVFADPARRRAGRGRLMDPQAWSPPWDFIAALPQRVPRTVLKLAPGIDHALLPPGAEGEWVSVDGDLVEAAFWCGPLAEFPRRASLVPSGGMLHGSGVEAAPVGPVGRFLYDPDPAVVRSHLVAEFAAVVGGRLGDPDIAYVYTDAPVDTAYARRLEITDVMPFSLKRLRALLRERGVGRLEIRKRGSALEPEQLRRDLRLGGSASASLVLTRVAGAPTVLLCR, from the coding sequence GTGGACCTGGAACTGCTCGCCGCCCTGCGTACCCCGGAAGGGTCGGACGCCCTCGCCGCCGCGGCCGAGGTGGCCGGCGGTGATCCTCTGGCAGCGGCCTCGGCCCTGCGGTCGCGCGGTGTGCCCGCGCCGCTCGCCGCCGCCGCGCTCACCCAGACCGACCTGCGCAGACGCGCGGTGGGCAAGTTCGGCGCCGGCGCGGCGGCGATGTTCTTCACCCGGGCCGGCTTCGAGCAGGCGACCCGCGCGGTGGTCGCCGATCGCCGCGCCGCGCGGCTGCGGGCCGCGGGCGTCGCCACCCTCGCCGATCTGGGGTGCGGGCTGGGTTCGGACGCGCTCGCCGCGGCCCGTCAGGGCATCCGGGTGTACGCGGTCGACGCCGACCCGTTGACCGCCGCGATGGCCCGGGCCAACGCCGAAGCGGCCGGCCTGGCGGGCGTGGTGACCGTGGAGTGCGCCGACGCGACGAGCGTCGGCGTGGAGCGGTTCGACGCGGTGTTCGCCGACCCGGCCCGCCGCCGGGCCGGCCGGGGCCGGCTCATGGACCCGCAGGCGTGGTCGCCGCCGTGGGATTTCATCGCAGCCCTGCCGCAGCGGGTGCCGCGGACCGTTTTGAAGCTCGCGCCCGGCATCGACCACGCGTTGCTGCCGCCGGGCGCCGAGGGTGAGTGGGTCAGCGTCGATGGCGACCTGGTCGAGGCGGCGTTCTGGTGCGGGCCGCTCGCCGAATTTCCTCGCCGGGCGAGCTTGGTGCCGTCGGGCGGGATGCTGCACGGTTCGGGCGTCGAGGCGGCGCCGGTCGGGCCGGTCGGCCGTTTCCTGTACGACCCGGATCCGGCCGTCGTCCGCTCGCACCTGGTCGCCGAGTTCGCGGCCGTGGTCGGCGGGCGGCTGGGAGATCCCGACATCGCGTACGTCTACACCGACGCGCCGGTGGACACCGCGTACGCCCGCCGCCTCGAGATCACCGACGTGATGCCGTTCTCGCTCAAACGGCTGCGGGCGCTGCTGCGCGAGCGTGGCGTGGGCCGGCTGGAGATCCGTAAGCGGGGTTCCGCGCTGGAGCCCGAGCAGCTCCGCCGGGATCTGCGGCTCGGTGGGAGCGCCTCGGCGTCCCTGGTGCTGACGCGGGTGGCTGGCGCGCCGACCGTGCTGCTGTGCCGTTAA
- the ybaK gene encoding Cys-tRNA(Pro) deacylase: MAKKAAGTPATVLLSAQKVAHELHPYDVSPDAPNYGALVAEALGVPPESLFKTLIAEVDGALTVAVVPVTGDLDLKALAGAAGGKRAALADRAAAERSSGYVRGGISPLGQRKRLPTVIDDSATELDRMYVSAGRRGLQVSLAPGDLVRLTGATTARIRT, from the coding sequence GTGGCTAAGAAGGCGGCCGGGACCCCGGCGACCGTACTGCTGTCCGCGCAGAAGGTGGCGCACGAGCTGCACCCGTACGACGTCTCGCCGGACGCGCCGAACTACGGGGCGCTGGTGGCCGAGGCGCTGGGCGTACCGCCGGAGTCGCTGTTCAAGACGTTGATCGCGGAGGTGGACGGCGCGCTGACCGTGGCCGTCGTACCCGTGACCGGGGATCTGGATCTGAAGGCCCTGGCCGGCGCGGCCGGCGGCAAGCGGGCGGCGCTCGCCGACCGGGCGGCGGCGGAGCGCAGCAGCGGGTACGTCCGCGGCGGCATCAGCCCGCTCGGGCAGCGCAAGCGGCTCCCGACGGTGATCGACGACTCGGCGACGGAGCTGGACCGGATGTACGTGTCGGCGGGCCGCCGGGGCCTGCAGGTCTCGCTGGCGCCGGGCGACCTGGTGCGGCTGACGGGCGCCACGACGGCTCGAATCCGGACATAG
- the groL gene encoding chaperonin GroEL (60 kDa chaperone family; promotes refolding of misfolded polypeptides especially under stressful conditions; forms two stacked rings of heptamers to form a barrel-shaped 14mer; ends can be capped by GroES; misfolded proteins enter the barrel where they are refolded when GroES binds) has product MAKILSFSDDARHLLEHGVNTLADTVKVTLGPRGRNVVLDKKFGAPTITNDGVTIAKEIDLKDPYQNLGAQLVKEVATKTNDVAGDGTTTATVLAQALVREGLRNVTAGANPIALKRGMDLAAEAISKALLGKAVEVSDHKSVANVATISAQDATIGELIAEAMDRVGRDGVITVEEGSALSTELVVTEGLQFDKGFISPNFVTDAESQEAVLEDAYILITTQKISSVEELLPLLEKVLQTGKPLLIIAEDVEGQALSTLVVNALRKTFKVAAVKAPGFGDRRKAMLQDMAIATGGELIAPELGYKLDQVTVDMLGTARRVVVDKENTTIVDGGGKKSDIDDRVSQIRKEIEASDSDWDREKLSERLAKLSGGIAVIQAGAATEVEMKERKHRIEDAIAATKAAVEEGTVPGGGAALAQIVSALDGDLGLTGEEAIGVSIVRKALVEPLRWIAQNAGHDGYVVVGKVAELGWGHGLNAATDEYVDLAAAGIIDPVKVTRNAVSNAVSIAALLLTTESLVVEKPAEPEAHAAGGHGHSHGGHGHQHGPGF; this is encoded by the coding sequence ATGGCGAAGATCCTCAGTTTCTCTGACGACGCCCGGCACCTGCTGGAGCACGGCGTCAACACGCTCGCCGACACGGTCAAGGTCACCCTCGGCCCGCGCGGCCGCAACGTCGTCCTCGACAAGAAGTTCGGCGCGCCCACGATCACCAACGACGGCGTCACCATCGCCAAGGAGATCGACCTCAAGGACCCGTACCAGAACCTCGGCGCGCAGCTGGTCAAGGAGGTGGCGACCAAGACCAACGACGTCGCCGGCGACGGGACCACCACCGCCACCGTGCTCGCCCAGGCTCTCGTGCGCGAAGGCCTGCGCAACGTGACCGCCGGCGCCAACCCCATCGCCCTCAAGCGGGGCATGGACCTGGCCGCCGAGGCGATCTCCAAGGCGCTGCTCGGCAAGGCGGTCGAGGTGTCCGACCACAAGTCGGTCGCCAACGTCGCCACCATCTCCGCCCAGGACGCCACCATCGGCGAGCTCATCGCCGAGGCGATGGACCGGGTCGGCCGCGACGGCGTCATCACCGTCGAGGAGGGTTCGGCGCTCAGCACCGAGCTCGTCGTCACCGAGGGTCTGCAGTTCGACAAGGGCTTCATCTCCCCGAACTTCGTGACCGACGCCGAGTCGCAGGAGGCCGTGCTCGAGGACGCGTACATCCTCATCACGACCCAGAAGATCTCCAGCGTCGAGGAGCTCCTCCCGCTGCTCGAGAAGGTCCTGCAGACCGGCAAGCCGCTGCTCATCATCGCCGAGGACGTCGAGGGCCAGGCCCTGTCCACGCTCGTGGTGAACGCGCTGCGCAAGACCTTCAAGGTCGCCGCCGTCAAGGCCCCCGGCTTCGGGGACCGGCGCAAGGCGATGCTGCAGGACATGGCCATCGCGACCGGCGGCGAGCTCATCGCCCCCGAGCTCGGCTACAAGCTCGACCAGGTCACCGTCGACATGCTCGGCACCGCGCGCCGCGTCGTGGTCGACAAGGAGAACACGACCATCGTCGACGGCGGCGGCAAGAAGTCCGACATCGACGACCGCGTCTCGCAGATCCGCAAGGAGATCGAGGCGTCGGACTCCGACTGGGACCGCGAGAAGCTCTCGGAGCGGCTGGCCAAGCTCTCCGGCGGCATCGCCGTCATCCAGGCCGGCGCCGCGACCGAGGTCGAGATGAAGGAGCGCAAGCACCGCATCGAGGACGCCATCGCGGCGACAAAGGCCGCGGTCGAGGAGGGCACCGTGCCCGGCGGCGGCGCCGCCCTGGCACAGATCGTGTCCGCGCTCGACGGCGACCTCGGCCTCACCGGCGAGGAGGCCATCGGCGTCTCGATCGTCCGCAAGGCGCTCGTCGAGCCGCTGCGCTGGATCGCGCAGAACGCCGGCCACGACGGCTACGTCGTGGTGGGCAAGGTGGCCGAGCTCGGCTGGGGCCACGGCCTCAACGCGGCCACCGACGAGTACGTCGACCTCGCCGCCGCCGGCATCATCGACCCGGTCAAGGTGACCCGCAACGCGGTCTCCAACGCCGTGTCGATCGCCGCGCTGCTGCTCACCACGGAGAGCCTCGTGGTGGAGAAGCCGGCCGAGCCGGAGGCCCACGCGGCCGGCGGCCACGGGCACAGCCACGGCGGCCACGGCCACCAGCACGGCCCGGGCTTCTGA